The following nucleotide sequence is from Dehalogenimonas sp. THU2.
GCGAACGACATCGATCGGTATATTCCATTGTTCAGTCTCCTCCGGCCAGGCGGTGCCTCGCCATGGACGATTCAAAGCGCGTTCAAAGGCCCGCATCTCCCGAAATGGATCCCATTTTTGCAGCATCATAGCTTTGCCTCCATTAAGTCGATAATTAGTCACCGGATTGTGGAAAATCTGTAATTATGCGGTTTTTCTTCTTCTTTGATCATTCACCTCCCCGCCGTAAACCCATGATGTGCCGGACGCCCGCGAAATTCACCCCACGACGAGTCAAAGCTTCTATTTCCCGAATAACCTCGATATCGGCATCCGAGAACATGCGGTGTTTGCCGTCCGAACGAGTGGGACTGACCAGTCCGGCAGCCTCATATCGCCGGATACGATGCGATTCCACACCAGTCATGGTTACGGTTACGAACATAGTGTACCTGGCTATTTTCATCG
It contains:
- a CDS encoding MerR family transcriptional regulator, giving the protein MKIARYTMFVTVTMTGVESHRIRRYEAAGLVSPTRSDGKHRMFSDADIEVIREIEALTRRGVNFAGVRHIMGLRRGGE